The Gossypium hirsutum isolate 1008001.06 chromosome A13, Gossypium_hirsutum_v2.1, whole genome shotgun sequence nucleotide sequence atcgttttaaaattttaaaaaatgattaaatgttgACGTGTTATTCACATGGCAATCTAAGTTTATGCAATGTCAACAAAGTTAAGAAAACGttggtgatttgataaaaagacacaagtttaagagctaaaaagacgaaaaattaaataaatagctaaaataattttttttataaattttaaaaccaaataaattattataccattataaaataaaataaaaatataaagagagGTTAGATAGGTTTTGTTGATTAATTTCCAAAGGCTTATGGGTGTGGTCCTTGCAttgattaaaacaaaatttttgagcaaataatttaattaaaagaataataattagtAATTAATATATAAAGAGAGAAAAAGGAGGGATAATTATTGGATTGTGGAAAATTTTATTTCACAAGTAGAGTCTagattttgtattctttatttaatttttttataattgaatgatTAGAATAGGTTGCTTACGATTGAGGGTAAATTATTAGAATAATTATTTCTGTTTatctcagattatattttagtcacttatgtttaaaatattacgttttagtcatttacgctaatgtgttgtaacattttagtcactgaactGTTAATTGTTATTAACAATGTAAAGGAAAATTGACGTGGCATGTCAAATCatcaattcaaataaaaattttaggttaaattatacaattggtctccatatttttttcgttttgagcaatttaatttttttcttttatgttgttttaactcttttttttttaattttccaatctcttctgcttctctttttgttttccccTCTTCTCAAtctcttttaatgtagtttttctatattttctatttgttaaaactagtccctatacttttatttttcttgaacaatttaattttttctttttatttctttattttccttttcttcttcccctttagttttaacaaatggaaaacatagaaaacctacattaaaaaatatggagaagggaggaaagcagaggaagaagtagaagagaattgaaaaaaaagagttaaaagaacataaaagaaacaaattaaattgctcaaaacaaaaaaatatggggaccaattgtataatttgacctaaaatttttgtttaaaatgatgatttaacgtgccacttCAGTTTATCGTTACACTGTTAACGGCAATTAACggttcagtgactaaaatgttacagcgcgttaacgtaagtgactaaaacataacatttcaaccataaatgactaaaatgtaatttgtgataaataaaagtgactatttttaaaTCTCAAACTTCCATACTTACAACATACTACTCTTGTCATTGGATCAAAAAGTTATTGgcctatttttaaattttttaaatacgaAGAGagacatattttaatatttttaccaaaaatattaTCATACTACACAACATATCTTTGATTATTGAATGAACAATGGTGGTTATgatatttaggataaattatattttgttttggtcattcaactaaaataattataatttggtTATTAACTTTTGAGATTAGATTTATTTTTGTCATCCGAAAATTAAATAACTAACGGAATGATGATGTAATAATTTTTAATGGTGAAGTATTACACAATACAAAGAAAACAATatgaatatacaaatatatataatatgaataaaaaatataataaaataaatacatgatTATCAAATCTAATGTTGAACATTAAGATTCATTAAATTAAACCTGAGTTAAAAATGCGTTTCAACGCACTTAAACTCACGTTCTCCTGCGTTTGGCTACAATGCCTATACTAATTGAGCTAAAACTTAATCCgcacataaattaaaaattataaatgaaactactttaaaaatcaaagtaaaaataaatggaaattgaaatgaaaaacaaaactCAAATTTAGATAATTAGAAATGAGCCCCAACTGATTATCGAAATCAACTAAGAATAATGGAATCCCAGTATGTATGACCAGCACCTTTTATTTTCGAATTAAAACAACGAGTAGCTGAGTTCGATCCTTATACCCTGATTCCACTTGTTCAGTAAACATAAAGAGTTTTTTGGTCAATCGATCAAACATTTCGTCGATAATATCAGGGCTGAAATGTTTGATGAACATTCCCTCCATTGCTGCCCTAACATGAATGACCCAAGCTTTTATATCAACTTGACCATCTACCAAAGAAGCAGGATTTGTTAACTCCAACATCTCGATGCTAAAATGCCCATTTTTTTCCACCACTGAGGCCATATCGGCCGGCGACGGAGTATATATGGGCAAGTTAAAGGAATCCACTTCATCTTCACTTATCAGTCCCTCATTCACCATATCCATGAAGGTTGATGCCATAAAATCATACATTAAACTAGCGGCCAGTTGAGAATAAGGCATTTCATTGGGAAGTCCTGGCATGATGATGGTCATCATACCCCCAGTCACAATTTCCATTGCTCTAGCACACAAAAATTCCTCCATGTCCTTAGCGAATTGAGATGCATAAGCTTGGACAACTTCGTTGGGTGCATTGGTGTAGTGAATCCTCCCTTTGTTCCATGCACCACAATTCTTGTCTAATAACTCTTCTGGTACCTTGGAAAGCCAGTGGAGAGCATACGAGCAGTGCACAAAATGGATGGAGGATTCGGGGAATAATCGGCGGTGAAACGAGCCCGGCACACCGGCTGCGTAATACGGCCTTTCCCGAGGGAGAGATGTGAAGAGTGTGTTGAAATCGTTGGAGGGTTGGTCATTGAAAAGTACTAGGAATTGGAGTGTTGTGTTGGATTGTGGGCATTGGAGAGTGTACTTTTGTTGTATGAAGTGTATAACATCTTGCATGGCGTCGAAGGTGTTTGGTCCAACCGCACATCCCAAATCTGCAATGTAAATTGTGTTGGATGTAGAAGAGAGTTTTTCCACATCAAGCTTCATTGTAATTGCTCCCTTAATTCTTCCCTTAACCACATTTGCAGCTAATCTCTGCCAATTTGGAACACTTTTCAATAGTCTAGGATTAAAGGTAGAGAATGGAAATGAAATCTTAGAATGAATACATTGCATTGATTGGTTTCCAACCAAGATGTAGTAGTCATCCTAGGAAATGGGAAATTGTAGAATGTAAGTGGTCCATGATACTAATTAACGATTAATGTAATATAGACATCATTATTAAGTTTTAATATCTAATAAatcatttttaccaaaatcaAGAAAAAGTAACACATTGATTATTCATGTAGGACCTAAATTAGCATGAGAAAGAATATTGCATTAACTCGTACAACTGCTTTGACTTCTCGAAATCATCATTCTAACAAAATGAAGCTTTTTTTGTAATCACTaacgaataaaataaaagattttacgaaaaatattttttataattttttgtgtttgttttatgaaaaatgacttataaattaaactaaaataaattatttttcttgtaaaatggCTTATCCTTCTAAAAAGGGTATATCATTTTTTGAAGAAGAGCTTctctatagataattttatttttatataaaaatcaaattaaatcaagcttaatattattatattgataataaattttatatatatattttttttaaaatttaaatttattaaaataatttattgttttaataaattatttaatattccaattttattttaataataaatttaaataatattcaatactaatattttaataataaatatttattaaaattataaatatattaataataaatgttttgtagtataaagattaaaatatgt carries:
- the LOC107913504 gene encoding loganic acid O-methyltransferase, which translates into the protein MAEVAPEPSLLIIGGGGETVRRPLPDSLHVNGGDGTYSYTRNSYFQRLAANVVKGRIKGAITMKLDVEKLSSTSNTIYIADLGCAVGPNTFDAMQDVIHFIQQKYTLQCPQSNTTLQFLVLFNDQPSNDFNTLFTSLPRERPYYAAGVPGSFHRRLFPESSIHFVHCSYALHWLSKVPEELLDKNCGAWNKGRIHYTNAPNEVVQAYASQFAKDMEEFLCARAMEIVTGGMMTIIMPGLPNEMPYSQLAASLMYDFMASTFMDMVNEGLISEDEVDSFNLPIYTPSPADMASVVEKNGHFSIEMLELTNPASLVDGQVDIKAWVIHVRAAMEGMFIKHFSPDIIDEMFDRLTKKLFMFTEQVESGYKDRTQLLVVLIRK